The Pongo pygmaeus isolate AG05252 chromosome 11, NHGRI_mPonPyg2-v2.0_pri, whole genome shotgun sequence genome includes a region encoding these proteins:
- the RND3 gene encoding rho-related GTP-binding protein RhoE, with protein sequence MKERRASQKLSSKSIMDPNQNVKCKIVVVGDSQCGKTALLHVFAKDCFPENYVPTVFENYTASFEIDTQRIELSLWDTSGSPYYDNVRPLSYPDSDAVLICFDISRPETLDSVLKKWKGEIQEFCPNTKMLLVGCKSDLRTDVSTLVELSNHRQTPVSYDQGANMAKQIGAATYIECSALQSENSVRDIFHVATLACVNKTNKNVKRNKSQRATKRISHMPSRPELSAVATDLRKDKAKSCTVM encoded by the exons ATGAAGGAGAGAAGAGCCAGCCAGAAATTATCCAGCAAATCTATCATGGATCCTAATCAGAACGTGAAATGCAAGATAGTTGTGGTGGGAGACAGTCAGTGTGGAAAAACTGCGCTGCTCCATGTTTTCGCCAAGGACTGCTTCCCCGAG AATTACGTTCCTACAGTGTTTGAGAATTATACGGCCAGTTTTGAAATCGACACACAAAGAATAGAGTTGAGCCTGTGGGACACTTCGG GTTCTCCTTACTATGACAATGTCCGCCCCCTCTCTTACCCTGATTCGGATGCTGTGCTGATTTGCTTTGACATCAGTAGACCAGAGACCCTGGACAGTGTCCTCAAAAAG TGGAAAGGTGAAATCCAGGAATTTTGTCCAAATACCAAAATGCTGTTGGTCGGCTGCAAGTCTGATCTGCGGACAGATGTTAGTACATTAGTAGAGCTCTCCAATCACAGGCAGACGCCAGTGTCCTATGACCAG GGGGCAAATATGGCCAAACAGATTGGAGCAGCTACTTATATCGAATGCTCAGCTTTACAGTCGGAAAATAGCGTCAGAGACATTTTTCACGTTGCCACCTTGGCATGtgtaaataagacaaataaaaacGTTAAGCGGAACAAATCACAGAGAGCCACAAAGCGGATTTCACACATGCCTAGCAGACCAGAACTCTCGGCAGTTGCTACGGACTTACGAAAGGACAAAGCGAAGAGCTGCACTGTGATGTGA